A single Uloborus diversus isolate 005 chromosome 7, Udiv.v.3.1, whole genome shotgun sequence DNA region contains:
- the LOC129226667 gene encoding protein GVQW3-like, whose translation MRGQAIEAGCLVPPLQSLNKPASLRRLVLAQQPSAMELPLASPASCELRSVIRFLVAKKKSAKEIHEELCQVYGEECMSSGMVCRWVRDFKNGRTDVHDEAHAGRPLVSNKTIAKVEAAMLEDRRITVQELHEKIPEVSKTTIDKILTEHLGYSKVCARWVPKMLTADHQWQRDEAAKEFLAFHGTTEEEFLDSIVTGDETWVHYTTPETKKQSKQWKHPSSPKAKKFKQILSAGKIMAGVFWDRKGILL comes from the coding sequence ATGCGTGGCCAGGCAATAGAGGCAGGTTGTTTGGTTCCCCCACTTCAATCCCTCAACAAGCCAGCGTCGCTGCGACGTTTAGTCTTGGCTCAGCAGCCGTCAGCGATGGAGCTTCCTCTTGCGTCTCCCGCCAGCTGCGAGTTGCGGTCTGTTATTCGTTTCCTGGTTGCTAAGAAGAAATCGGCGAAGGAAATTCACGAAGAACTTTGTCAAGTTTATGGAGAAGAGTGTATGAGCTCAGGGATGGTGTGCAGATGGGTCAGGGACTTTAAAAATGGCCGAACAGACGTCCACGACGAAGCCCATGCAGGGCGGCCATTGGTTTCCAACAAAACAATTGCCAAAGTCGAAGCGGCAATGCTTGAAGATCGACGGATTACAGTTCAGGAGCTGCACGAAAAGATTCCGGAGGTCAGCAAAACCACAATTGACAAGATTTTGACTGAACATTTAGGCTATTCAAAGGTTTGCGCAAGATGGGTACCAAAAATGCTCACTGCAGACCACCAGTGGCAGCGGGATGAAGCGGCCAAAGAATTTCTCGCTTTTCACGGAACAACCGAAGAGGAATTTCTGGACTCTATTGTTACTGGTGACGAGACCTGGGTACACTACACCACACCGGAAACAAAAAAGCAATCCAAGCAGTGGAAGCACCCTTCTTCgccaaaagcaaagaagttcaAACAAATCCTGTCTGCCGGGAAAATCATGGCTGGCGTTTTTTGGGATCGAAAGGGCATATTGTTGTGA